The following proteins come from a genomic window of Paucimonas lemoignei:
- the prmA_1 gene encoding ribosomal protein L11 methyltransferase, which translates to MPWLQVRLAISPEQAETYEDALLEVGAVSVTFMDAEDQPIFEPELNTTPLWSHTHLLALFEADTDADQVLAHLRLLTDAELPEHMSEVIEDQDWERSWMDNFQPMRFGQRLWIVPSWHAAPEPEAVNLLLDPGLAFGTGTHPTTALCLEWLDGQDLKGCNLLDFGCGSGILAIAALLLGAKQAVGTDIDVQALEASRDNAGRNHIAPELFELYLPENLPQQQADVLVANILAGPLVSLAPQLATLVKPGGRLALSGILAEQGEDVAAAYADTFDLDPIANREGWVRITGRRR; encoded by the coding sequence ATGCCCTGGCTGCAAGTCCGTCTCGCCATCAGTCCAGAACAAGCCGAAACCTACGAAGACGCCCTTCTCGAAGTCGGCGCCGTATCGGTCACGTTCATGGACGCTGAAGATCAGCCGATCTTCGAGCCGGAACTCAACACCACGCCGCTGTGGTCGCACACCCATCTGCTAGCCCTGTTCGAAGCCGATACCGACGCCGATCAGGTCCTCGCGCATTTGCGCCTGCTCACTGATGCCGAACTGCCTGAGCACATGAGCGAAGTGATCGAAGATCAGGACTGGGAACGCAGCTGGATGGATAACTTCCAGCCCATGCGTTTCGGTCAACGCCTGTGGATCGTGCCGAGCTGGCATGCCGCGCCGGAACCCGAGGCAGTCAACCTGTTACTCGATCCGGGCCTGGCGTTTGGTACCGGCACCCACCCGACCACAGCTTTGTGCCTGGAATGGCTCGACGGCCAGGATCTGAAAGGCTGTAACCTGCTGGACTTCGGCTGCGGCTCGGGCATCCTTGCGATTGCCGCGCTGTTGCTGGGTGCGAAACAGGCGGTCGGCACCGATATCGACGTGCAGGCGCTGGAAGCCTCGCGCGATAACGCCGGGCGCAACCATATCGCCCCAGAGTTGTTCGAGTTGTACCTGCCAGAAAACCTGCCGCAGCAGCAGGCCGACGTGCTGGTCGCCAATATTCTTGCAGGTCCGCTGGTCTCGCTGGCACCGCAGCTGGCGACACTGGTAAAACCCGGTGGCCGCCTGGCGCTGTCTGGCATTCTCGCTGAGCAGGGCGAAGATGTTGCAGCAGCCTACGCGGATACTTTTGACCTTGATCCGATTGCCAACCGTGAGGGTTGGGTTCGCATCACCGGCCGTCGCCGTTAA
- the accB_1 gene encoding acetyl-CoA carboxylase biotin carboxyl carrier protein subunit, with product MDIRKVKKLIELLEESGIDELEIREGEESVRISRHSKTPAQPYYAPAPMAAPVAAPAAAPVAVVAEAPAAPKLNGTVVKSPMVGTFYRTPAPTSPAFVEVGQTVKKGDTICIVEAMKMMNHIEAEVSGVIESILVENGQPVEYDQPLFTIV from the coding sequence ATGGATATCCGTAAAGTCAAGAAACTGATCGAACTGCTGGAAGAGTCTGGCATCGACGAACTGGAAATCCGTGAAGGCGAAGAATCCGTACGGATCAGCCGTCACAGCAAGACTCCAGCACAACCGTACTACGCTCCGGCGCCAATGGCAGCTCCTGTTGCCGCGCCAGCAGCAGCTCCGGTTGCAGTCGTTGCAGAAGCCCCAGCGGCACCGAAACTCAACGGCACCGTCGTCAAATCGCCAATGGTCGGTACCTTCTACCGCACCCCGGCACCTACTTCGCCAGCATTCGTCGAAGTCGGCCAGACCGTGAAGAAAGGCGACACCATCTGCATCGTTGAAGCGATGAAAATGATGAACCACATCGAAGCTGAAGTGAGCGGTGTGATCGAATCCATCCTGGTAGAAAACGGTCAGCCGGTTGAGTATGACCAGCCGCTGTTCACCATCGTTTGA
- the dus_1 gene encoding dihydrouridine synthase TIM-barrel protein nifR3: MSAVRIGPYTLQNGLILAPMAGVTDQPFRQLCRQLGAGLVVSEMVTSDMSLWNSRKSRLRMIHEGDPEPRSVQIAGGDPQMLADAARANVELGAQIIDINMGCPAKKVCNKAAGSALLKDEQLVSEILQAVVAAVDVPVTLKIRTGWDRANKNGLTVAKIAEQAGIQALAVHGRTRADLYTGEAEYDTIAEIKQAVSIPVFANGDIDSPQKARYVLQATGADGLLIGRAAQGRPWIFREIEHFLRTGETLPALRLSEVERILLEHLAALHVFYGDVLGVRIARKHVGWYLATLPGAREFRAHFNRLEDTEAQCANVREFFSERDKSPETGQEKEVAA, translated from the coding sequence ATGTCGGCGGTACGCATCGGTCCGTATACATTGCAGAACGGCTTGATCCTCGCTCCCATGGCGGGCGTCACTGACCAGCCCTTTCGCCAGCTCTGCCGCCAACTCGGCGCGGGTCTGGTGGTTTCGGAAATGGTCACCAGTGACATGAGCCTTTGGAACAGCCGCAAATCGCGTCTGCGCATGATCCACGAAGGTGATCCTGAGCCCCGCTCGGTACAGATCGCCGGTGGGGATCCGCAAATGCTTGCCGATGCAGCGCGCGCCAATGTCGAACTGGGTGCGCAGATCATCGACATCAACATGGGGTGCCCGGCCAAGAAAGTCTGCAACAAGGCCGCGGGCTCAGCACTACTGAAAGACGAACAACTGGTGAGCGAGATCCTGCAGGCTGTGGTAGCTGCGGTTGATGTGCCGGTCACTCTTAAAATTCGCACGGGCTGGGACCGGGCGAACAAAAACGGCCTGACCGTGGCGAAAATCGCCGAGCAGGCCGGCATTCAAGCGCTGGCCGTCCACGGACGCACCCGTGCTGATCTGTACACCGGTGAAGCTGAATACGACACCATCGCCGAGATCAAGCAGGCCGTGTCCATTCCGGTGTTTGCCAATGGCGATATTGATTCACCCCAAAAGGCCCGGTATGTGCTGCAAGCCACCGGTGCCGACGGGCTGTTGATTGGTCGGGCTGCTCAAGGGCGCCCGTGGATTTTTCGCGAAATAGAACACTTCCTGCGTACCGGTGAAACATTGCCGGCACTGCGATTGAGTGAAGTGGAACGCATTCTGCTAGAGCATCTGGCAGCGCTCCACGTTTTCTACGGCGATGTGCTGGGCGTGCGAATTGCACGCAAGCATGTTGGCTGGTATCTCGCAACCTTGCCGGGCGCCAGGGAGTTCCGCGCCCACTTCAATCGTTTGGAAGATACAGAAGCACAATGCGCCAACGTTCGCGAGTTCTTCAGCGAACGCGACAAAAGCCCGGAAACAGGGCAA
- a CDS encoding MJ0042 family finger-like domain-containing protein has protein sequence MTDSFVTQCPHCQTSFRVSHAQLSVARGVVRCGACLQVFNAAKQLLEQRSNQATAQQSPELVAVQPAPLPEVVEALPAVPVVHAEPELDIQQPEHAPAETFHAPQSWRANALDLDSLDLDEELARLEQREIQLPETFGRDNTRDTHQDNHPSFTAQRDSSEHESEEWVASLHNDDVNQLPELNAEVIPDPDLTEREARADEHEGRTEPSFSSSITDIEDDEPMAPVQSQRKAPGNESHKGPNKEPAGRFSAVDDHDELDDPQDDIDEPEQDPRSKRNRAEPGLRDQALLDLTDDPLQLEWQRPKSHWGRKLAWSLLTVLALAGLAGQYVWYHFDELARQDQYRPYFQMICPQIGCKVPTKVDISLLKSSNLVVRSHPEFKGALVVDAIIYNRASFSQPFPLLELRFADTSGQLIASRRFKPGEYLSGEIAGKEEMPPQTPIHIALDILDPGAKAVNYSLSFRSPE, from the coding sequence ATGACCGACAGTTTTGTCACCCAGTGCCCGCACTGCCAGACCAGTTTCCGCGTCAGCCACGCCCAATTGAGCGTGGCCCGTGGCGTAGTGCGTTGCGGGGCCTGCCTGCAAGTGTTCAATGCGGCCAAACAACTGTTGGAGCAGCGCAGCAACCAGGCCACGGCACAACAGTCTCCGGAGCTTGTGGCGGTTCAACCTGCCCCGCTGCCGGAGGTTGTTGAAGCGCTACCTGCCGTGCCGGTTGTGCACGCCGAGCCAGAACTGGATATCCAGCAGCCCGAGCATGCCCCCGCCGAAACGTTTCACGCCCCCCAATCCTGGCGAGCCAACGCCCTTGATCTGGACAGCCTGGACCTCGACGAGGAGCTGGCACGGCTTGAACAACGGGAAATCCAGCTGCCGGAAACCTTTGGCCGCGACAATACCCGCGATACCCATCAAGACAATCACCCCTCTTTCACGGCTCAGCGCGACAGCTCGGAGCACGAAAGCGAAGAGTGGGTCGCCAGCTTGCACAACGACGACGTCAACCAGCTTCCCGAGCTGAATGCCGAAGTCATCCCGGACCCGGACCTGACCGAGCGCGAAGCCCGGGCCGACGAGCATGAAGGCCGAACCGAGCCTTCATTCTCCTCAAGCATCACCGACATCGAAGACGACGAGCCCATGGCTCCGGTGCAGAGTCAGCGCAAGGCCCCAGGTAATGAGTCGCACAAGGGCCCGAACAAAGAGCCAGCCGGTCGCTTCTCTGCCGTCGATGATCACGATGAGCTTGATGACCCTCAGGACGATATCGACGAACCCGAGCAAGACCCGCGCTCCAAACGGAATCGGGCCGAGCCCGGCCTGCGTGATCAGGCCTTGCTGGACTTGACCGACGACCCACTTCAACTGGAATGGCAACGTCCCAAGTCCCACTGGGGACGCAAGCTGGCCTGGAGCCTGCTGACAGTGCTGGCGCTGGCCGGCCTGGCCGGGCAGTACGTCTGGTATCACTTCGATGAGCTGGCGCGTCAGGATCAGTATCGCCCCTACTTCCAGATGATCTGCCCGCAGATTGGCTGCAAAGTCCCCACCAAGGTGGACATCAGCCTGCTCAAGAGCAGCAACCTTGTCGTGAGGAGCCATCCGGAATTCAAAGGCGCGCTGGTGGTGGATGCGATCATCTACAACCGGGCTTCGTTTTCCCAACCGTTCCCTCTGCTGGAATTGCGCTTCGCCGATACCAGCGGCCAACTGATCGCCAGCCGCCGCTTCAAGCCGGGCGAATACCTCAGTGGTGAGATCGCAGGCAAAGAAGAAATGCCTCCCCAGACGCCGATTCATATCGCGCTGGACATCCTTGACCCCGGTGCCAAGGCCGTCAATTACAGCCTGAGCTTCCGTTCTCCGGAATAA
- the accC_2 gene encoding acetyl-CoA carboxylase biotin carboxylase subunit, giving the protein MLEKVLIANRGEIALRILRACKELGIKTVAVHSTADRELMHLGLADETVCIGPAPANLSYLNIPAIISAAELTGATAIHPGYGFLAENADFAEQVEKSGFAFIGPKAETIRLMGDKVSAKDAMKRANVPTVPGSDGPLPEDEETALRIGREVGYPVIIKAAGGGGGRGMRVVHKEEDLIEAAKQTRAEAAAWFSNPMVYLEKYLTNPRHVEVQVISDGQGQAIHLGDRDCSLQRRHQKVLEEAPAPFIDEQARKDVFAACVKACVDIGYRGAGTFEFLYENGRFYFIEMNTRVQVEHPVSEMVTGIDIVKEMLSIAAGNKLSFTQDDVVIHGHSLECRINAEDPKTFIPSPGLVKHFHAPGGNGVRVDSHLYSGYKVPSNYDSLIGKLITWGATRDEAMARMRNALDEIVVDGIKTNIPLHRDLTRDEGFCEGGVNIHYLEHKLANQ; this is encoded by the coding sequence ATGTTGGAAAAAGTCCTGATCGCCAACCGCGGCGAAATCGCCTTGCGCATCTTGCGTGCCTGTAAAGAACTGGGCATCAAGACCGTCGCGGTCCATTCCACGGCAGACCGTGAGCTGATGCACCTGGGCCTGGCAGACGAAACCGTCTGCATCGGCCCGGCGCCAGCCAACCTGTCGTACCTGAACATTCCGGCCATTATTTCGGCTGCTGAACTGACCGGCGCCACGGCGATTCACCCGGGCTACGGCTTCCTGGCGGAAAACGCCGACTTTGCCGAACAGGTAGAGAAATCCGGCTTCGCCTTCATCGGCCCCAAAGCTGAAACCATCCGCCTGATGGGCGACAAGGTGTCGGCCAAGGACGCCATGAAGCGCGCCAACGTGCCAACGGTTCCAGGTTCTGACGGCCCGCTGCCGGAAGACGAAGAAACCGCCCTGCGCATCGGCCGTGAAGTCGGCTACCCGGTGATCATCAAAGCCGCTGGCGGCGGCGGTGGTCGCGGCATGCGCGTTGTGCACAAGGAAGAAGACCTGATCGAAGCCGCCAAGCAGACCCGCGCTGAAGCGGCTGCCTGGTTCAGCAACCCGATGGTCTACCTGGAAAAATACCTGACCAACCCACGTCACGTGGAAGTCCAGGTCATTTCCGACGGTCAGGGCCAGGCGATTCACCTGGGCGACCGCGATTGCTCGCTGCAACGTCGTCACCAGAAAGTGCTGGAAGAAGCGCCAGCACCGTTCATCGACGAACAAGCCCGCAAAGACGTGTTCGCCGCTTGCGTAAAAGCCTGCGTGGACATCGGCTACCGTGGCGCTGGCACGTTCGAGTTCCTGTACGAGAACGGCCGTTTCTACTTCATCGAGATGAACACTCGCGTTCAGGTAGAGCACCCGGTTTCGGAAATGGTCACCGGTATCGACATCGTCAAGGAGATGCTCAGCATCGCCGCCGGCAACAAACTGTCGTTTACCCAGGATGACGTCGTCATTCACGGGCACTCGCTGGAATGCCGGATCAACGCTGAAGACCCGAAAACCTTCATCCCGAGCCCAGGCCTGGTCAAGCACTTCCACGCGCCAGGCGGTAACGGCGTGCGGGTCGACTCGCACCTGTACAGCGGCTACAAGGTTCCGTCCAACTATGACTCGCTGATCGGCAAGCTGATCACCTGGGGCGCGACCCGTGACGAGGCCATGGCCCGTATGCGCAATGCCCTGGACGAAATCGTGGTTGACGGCATCAAGACCAACATCCCGCTGCACCGTGATCTGACCCGTGATGAAGGCTTCTGCGAAGGCGGCGTCAACATCCACTACCTGGAACACAAGCTGGCTAATCAATAA
- the aroQ1 gene encoding 3-dehydroquinate dehydratase AroQ produces the protein MATFLVLHGPNLNLLGTREPGIYGAVTLAQINQNLEQQARDAGHHLMYLQSNAEYELIDRIHAARDEGVDFILINPAAFTHTSVAIRDALLGVSIPFIEVHLSNVHKREAFRHHSYFSDVAVGVICGLGASGYRLALEAAMEQVAIRSKP, from the coding sequence ATGGCGACTTTTCTGGTACTGCACGGCCCCAATCTGAACTTGCTCGGAACCCGCGAACCCGGGATCTATGGCGCCGTCACTCTGGCCCAGATCAATCAGAACCTGGAGCAGCAGGCCCGCGATGCCGGCCACCATCTGATGTACCTGCAAAGCAACGCCGAGTACGAATTGATCGACCGCATCCACGCTGCACGCGATGAAGGCGTGGACTTCATCCTGATCAATCCGGCTGCTTTTACGCACACGAGCGTGGCAATACGTGACGCGCTGCTGGGTGTGAGCATCCCATTCATCGAAGTGCATCTGTCAAACGTGCACAAACGCGAAGCTTTCCGCCATCACTCCTATTTCTCGGATGTAGCAGTAGGCGTGATCTGCGGCCTTGGCGCCAGCGGTTACCGACTGGCCCTGGAGGCCGCCATGGAACAAGTGGCCATCCGTTCGAAACCTTGA